The window AACCTCCAGCGTGCCGATATTCTGGTCGGCATTCAAGGCTATCGCACCACCTATGGTGGCGGCAGTGAGAGTGGTTTCCGCGTCCATCACGGTGGGATCACTATGTATTGCTTTATGAATTTTTGCCACACTGTTCATCTCGCCGAACATGTCCACATCATTATTAGAAGCGCTGCCGTCAGTGCCGAGAGAGAGGTGGGCTCCGGAATTGAGGAGTTCGACCACCGGGGCTGTACCTGAGGCGAGTTTCATGTTGGATTCAAGGCAGTGGCTTATTTTTACTTCGTTGCTGGCAAGGATTTCAATTTCCTCATCATCCAGCTTAACACAGTGTGCTGCCAGCACATTGGGGCCAAGTAGATTAAGTGACTGCAGATGCCGAACCGGTGATTTGCCGTATCGTTCTGTACAGGTATCAACTTCTGACTGATTTTCCGAGAGATGGATATGATAGATGCTGTTTTCCTTCGCTGCAACTTCTCCCAGTCTTTCCAGTAGTTGCGGTGAGCAGGTGTAGACACTGTGCGGATCGGCAGTAACAGTGATTAGCTGGTCGTCCCGGTAGTGATCGAACATTTCCTGAATATAGCTGAAACCATTCTCCAGTGGACCGTAGCAGGGTGATGGGAAATCATAGAGAACTTCACCAACCCAGCAACGCATACCGGCTGTTTGTGCTGCTTTAGCGACCTCTTTCGTGAAGAGATACATGTCACAAAAGCTGGTTGTGCCGGATTTAATCATCTCTGCGATAGAGAGCAGCGTTGAATGGTAGACGATTTCCGGTGTAAGTTTGGCTTCCGCCGGAAAGATATGGTCCTGCAGCCAGGTCATCAGCGGCAGGTCATCGGCGATACCCCTGAAGCATGCCATTGCAGCGTGGGTGTGGGTGTTTACCAGCCCTGGCATCACCAGACCGTGGGGGGTGTGAAGATGTTCGGCTTGCGGGTATTTACCGGTGAGTAAGCCGGTGGGCGCTATTTCTGTTATGGCGTTACCTGTTACAGCTACTCCGTGGTTATGGAGCACAGAGGACTGGCTGGCGGCAGGGAGCAGGTACTCACCGCTTATTATGAGATCCGGTTGTTCCATGGGATACTCCAGAAAGAAAATAAGATTTGTGAATACAGCCTATTGAGATCTTGATTGGCTGTGAACATACCACGACAGCAACCTGGTCGCATCTCGATTTCGCCATCGACAGGGTGACCTAAATGGAGAGTGATGGCAATCTGCGGGTTACCTCTGTAACCAGCTGCTGGAGTTGCGGAGTTACTTTGGCAGCAGTAGCTATAATGTCTTCAAGAAGGATCGGCTGAAAATTGTCAGGATCGTTAACATTGGAAACAACCGAGAGACCGAGTACTTCCATGCCAGCGTGGCGCGCTACGATCACCTCCGGCACAGAAGACATTCCCACAGCATCCGCTCCGGAATCACGCAGCCACCTGGTTTCCGCAGGCGTCTCCAGACTTGGGCCTGGTATACAGGCATAGGTGCCGCTTATCACGTTTTTCAGGCCGCAGGTTGTGGCACAATCCATGGCTGTTTTAATAAGGCCGGGGTGGTAGGGCACTGAAAGATCTGGAAAGCGC of the Desulfosediminicola ganghwensis genome contains:
- a CDS encoding amidohydrolase family protein, which codes for MEQPDLIISGEYLLPAASQSSVLHNHGVAVTGNAITEIAPTGLLTGKYPQAEHLHTPHGLVMPGLVNTHTHAAMACFRGIADDLPLMTWLQDHIFPAEAKLTPEIVYHSTLLSIAEMIKSGTTSFCDMYLFTKEVAKAAQTAGMRCWVGEVLYDFPSPCYGPLENGFSYIQEMFDHYRDDQLITVTADPHSVYTCSPQLLERLGEVAAKENSIYHIHLSENQSEVDTCTERYGKSPVRHLQSLNLLGPNVLAAHCVKLDDEEIEILASNEVKISHCLESNMKLASGTAPVVELLNSGAHLSLGTDGSASNNDVDMFGEMNSVAKIHKAIHSDPTVMDAETTLTAATIGGAIALNADQNIGTLEVGKKADCIVIDLDQPHLTPCYNIPSHMVYAARGGDVLHSVINGKVVMRDRKLTTLDEEKILAKAAAIAQVIKST